A stretch of DNA from Deltaproteobacteria bacterium:
TCATCGTTGACCCTGGCGGCATCGGCCTGACCTATTCATCCTCATCCGCAGACAACGGTGCCGACAGTGGTGGCGCTGGAGGCGGAAGCGGCGGCGGCGGATGCTTCATTTCCACCATTGCGTCAGAGTTGTGTTCGGTCGGTCAAGCCAATTGACTCCCCGTCCTGCGGTCTAGCGTGGATAGATTGACCGGGAAACCGGTCAATCTCAAACCCCCAAACGAAAGAAATCCCTTTACAAAAAGCGTGGAACCGTATATATGGACAATTGTTTCGGAACACCTAGATGTATAGCTGGAGTGTAAAGGGATAGGAGTATGGGTCGCAAAAGCCTGCTAAAATCCACGAAAAAAAAGTCTGTGAAACCAAAAGAAGTAGCCGGTTCACAAGAGGCCGAGAGAAAAAAGGCCATCTTGGATGGGGTGCAACTTCTCTCTGACTCGGTCAAAGCCACCTTGGAAAAGGTAGGGCTTGCCCAATCTACCTATTACAGGTGGTTGCAACGATACAAGGCCGAAGGTATGGACGGGTTGAATATGGGAAGCCCTGTTTCTGACAAGTTGTGGAAACGGTTCAGTGGGCTGAAAAAGAAACAAGAAGAACAAGCGCGTGCTGATAGCAAATTAAAGGCAGAGGAGAAACGGAAAATGAAAAGCGAGAAAGAGAACGAAAGGATTAGGAAGCTCCTCTTCAAGCGGTTTGATGAGGGGCCATCAAAACCAGGCGCGGAAAAAGAGAGGGCTCCCGAGCCTGCTAAACCCAAGGCTCGAACGGAAGCGCCTTCTCCGCCGTCTTATACACCTCCACCTGAAGAGCCCATGGATAAGACCTTGAAGTACGCAATAGGCGCTTTTGCATTCGTGTTGGCCATTCTTCTGATGTCTAGTGTGTCGAATTCGAACAAGTTCTATTTCAAACACAACAAGCAGATGATTGAGGTCTGGCAAGGCAGGTTTGCCCCTATGGGGGAAACCCGAGTGGCTAGCTTTTCTGATTCAAAGATCCTTGAGGGTTTGCCAGAGCAAGAGTTTTACACAAGAAAACAGGCATATGGTGTTCTTTCCGATTATCTGGTAGGACGAGCTGACGATATCCTGAATACAGGCCGGACGCCAGATCTTTCGGCTGTCCGGTCATATCTTACGCATGCCTCCAAATACGCACTTTCTGACTCAGAAAAGCACGCGATTCGGATGCGTTTGAATAGCATTACTTTCTTGGTGTTATGCGGAAAAGCAAACCTTGCTCTCAGCAAGGGGGCCATGTCAGATTTTGAGACGGCCAAAGGCTACTTGGCTGAAGCCATTCCTTTTGCCTCAACGGATATTCAAAAAGATATGATCACCAAAAGGCTGGCAGCGATCGAGTACGCCATGGCCTCAAGCAAGATCAGCAAGGGGGAAAAACAACTCGCAGTTCAATATCGAGAAGCCATGGATCGGCACCTCAAGAGGGCTAAGGAATATGACCCGGAG
This window harbors:
- a CDS encoding helix-turn-helix domain-containing protein, yielding MKPKEVAGSQEAERKKAILDGVQLLSDSVKATLEKVGLAQSTYYRWLQRYKAEGMDGLNMGSPVSDKLWKRFSGLKKKQEEQARADSKLKAEEKRKMKSEKENERIRKLLFKRFDEGPSKPGAEKERAPEPAKPKARTEAPSPPSYTPPPEEPMDKTLKYAIGAFAFVLAILLMSSVSNSNKFYFKHNKQMIEVWQGRFAPMGETRVASFSDSKILEGLPEQEFYTRKQAYGVLSDYLVGRADDILNTGRTPDLSAVRSYLTHASKYALSDSEKHAIRMRLNSITFLVLCGKANLALSKGAMSDFETAKGYLAEAIPFASTDIQKDMITKRLAAIEYAMASSKISKGEKQLAVQYREAMDRHLKRAKEYDPEKSKEIDQEMVKIKKWLNEFDKKHVGGRR